In the genome of Xenopus laevis strain J_2021 chromosome 1S, Xenopus_laevis_v10.1, whole genome shotgun sequence, one region contains:
- the metap1.S gene encoding methionyl aminopeptidase 1 S homeolog isoform X1, with protein sequence MAAVESRVCETEGCSSEAKLQCPTCIKLGIQGSYFCSQECFKGSWVTHKLLHKKTNDKVKPEVSPWTMDDDVNTDPWPGYRYTGKLRPHYPLTPMRPVTNHIQRPDYADHPLGMSESEQTLKGTSQIKVLSPEDIEGMRVVCRLAREVLGVAAMMVKPGITTEEIDHAVHLACISRSCYPSPLNYYNFPKSCCTSVNEIICHGIPDRRPLQDGDIVNVDITVYRDGYHGDLNETFYVGDVDEGAKRLVETTYECLMQAIDEVKPGVRYRELGNIIQKHAQANGFSVVRSYCGHGIHKLFHTTPNVPHYAKNKAVGVMKPGHVFTIEPMICEGGWQDETWPDGWTAVTRDGKRSAQFEHTLLITETGCEILTRRLEENGRPYFLS encoded by the exons GAATGTTTCAAAGGAAGTTGGGTGACCCACAAGCTCCTTCACAAGAAAACAA ATGATAAAGTCAAACCTGAAGTCTCACCATGGACAATGGATGATGACGTAAATACAGATCCTTGGCCAGGTTATCGATATACTGGTAAGCTGAGGCCACATTATCCATTG ACTCCAATGAGACCAGTAACAAACCACATACAGAGGCCAGATTATGCAGATCATCCTTTAG GAATGTCTGAATCTGAACAGACTTTGAAGGGTACCTCTCAAATAAAAGTCCTTTCTCCAGAAGATATAGAAGGAATGCGGGTTGTTTGCAGA CTTGCTAGGGAGGTGTTGGGAGTGGCTGCCATGATGGTAAAACCTGGTATCACAACAGAAGAGATAGACCATGCGGTACATTTG GCCTGTATTTCAAGAAGCTGTTATCCATCCCCACTGAATTATTATAATTTTCCTAAATCCTGCTGCACCTCGGTAAATGAGATCATCTGCCATGGGATTCCAGACAGGAGGCCTTTGCAAGATGGTGATATTGTAAATG tGGATATTACAGTTTATAGAGATGGATATCATGGAGATCTTAATGAGACCTTTTATGTTGGGGATGTGGATGAGGGAGCGAAGAGACTTGTTGAGACAACATACGAGTGCCTAATGCAAGCTATAGATGAAG TGAAACCAGGTGTCCGATACAGAGAGCTTGGGAACATCATCCAAAAACATGCACAAGCAAATGGATTTTCTGTTGTTCGAAGCTATTGCGGACATGGCATCCACAAGCTTTTCCATACTACTCCAAATGTGCCACATTATGCCA AAAACAAGGCTGTTGGCGTTATGAAGCCAGGTCACGTCTTTACAATTGAGCCAATGATTTGTGAAG GAGGATGGCAAGACGAGACTTGGCCTGATGGTTGGACTGCAGTAACGAGAGATGGGAAAAGATCAGCACAGTTTGAGCATACTCTTTTAATCACAGAGACTGGCTGTGAGATTCTAACACGTAGACTTGAAGAAAATGGACGCCCTTATTTTCTCTCTTAG
- the metap1.S gene encoding methionyl aminopeptidase 1 S homeolog, whose translation MAAVESRVCETEGCSSEAKLQCPTCIKLGIQGSYFCSQECFKGSWVTHKLLHKKTKDDKVKPEVSPWTMDDDVNTDPWPGYRYTGKLRPHYPLTPMRPVTNHIQRPDYADHPLGMSESEQTLKGTSQIKVLSPEDIEGMRVVCRLAREVLGVAAMMVKPGITTEEIDHAVHLACISRSCYPSPLNYYNFPKSCCTSVNEIICHGIPDRRPLQDGDIVNVDITVYRDGYHGDLNETFYVGDVDEGAKRLVETTYECLMQAIDEVKPGVRYRELGNIIQKHAQANGFSVVRSYCGHGIHKLFHTTPNVPHYAKNKAVGVMKPGHVFTIEPMICEGGWQDETWPDGWTAVTRDGKRSAQFEHTLLITETGCEILTRRLEENGRPYFLS comes from the exons GAATGTTTCAAAGGAAGTTGGGTGACCCACAAGCTCCTTCACAAGAAAACAA AAGATGATAAAGTCAAACCTGAAGTCTCACCATGGACAATGGATGATGACGTAAATACAGATCCTTGGCCAGGTTATCGATATACTGGTAAGCTGAGGCCACATTATCCATTG ACTCCAATGAGACCAGTAACAAACCACATACAGAGGCCAGATTATGCAGATCATCCTTTAG GAATGTCTGAATCTGAACAGACTTTGAAGGGTACCTCTCAAATAAAAGTCCTTTCTCCAGAAGATATAGAAGGAATGCGGGTTGTTTGCAGA CTTGCTAGGGAGGTGTTGGGAGTGGCTGCCATGATGGTAAAACCTGGTATCACAACAGAAGAGATAGACCATGCGGTACATTTG GCCTGTATTTCAAGAAGCTGTTATCCATCCCCACTGAATTATTATAATTTTCCTAAATCCTGCTGCACCTCGGTAAATGAGATCATCTGCCATGGGATTCCAGACAGGAGGCCTTTGCAAGATGGTGATATTGTAAATG tGGATATTACAGTTTATAGAGATGGATATCATGGAGATCTTAATGAGACCTTTTATGTTGGGGATGTGGATGAGGGAGCGAAGAGACTTGTTGAGACAACATACGAGTGCCTAATGCAAGCTATAGATGAAG TGAAACCAGGTGTCCGATACAGAGAGCTTGGGAACATCATCCAAAAACATGCACAAGCAAATGGATTTTCTGTTGTTCGAAGCTATTGCGGACATGGCATCCACAAGCTTTTCCATACTACTCCAAATGTGCCACATTATGCCA AAAACAAGGCTGTTGGCGTTATGAAGCCAGGTCACGTCTTTACAATTGAGCCAATGATTTGTGAAG GAGGATGGCAAGACGAGACTTGGCCTGATGGTTGGACTGCAGTAACGAGAGATGGGAAAAGATCAGCACAGTTTGAGCATACTCTTTTAATCACAGAGACTGGCTGTGAGATTCTAACACGTAGACTTGAAGAAAATGGACGCCCTTATTTTCTCTCTTAG